The Leishmania major strain Friedlin complete genome, chromosome 28 genome includes a region encoding these proteins:
- a CDS encoding putative ribosomal protein S29 translates to MGHLDQWRSRQKIGMGKGARCCVICSNQKALIRKYELNVCRQCFRENAEHIGFTKLR, encoded by the coding sequence ATGGGCCATCTCGACCAGTGGCGTTCTCGTCAGAAGATCGGCATGGGCAAGggtgcccgctgctgcgtcatcTGCTCCAACCAGAAGGCGCTGATCCGCAAGTACGAGCTGAACGTGTGCCGTCAGTGCTTCCGTGAAAACGCCGAGCACATCGGTTTCACCAAGCTGCGCTGA
- a CDS encoding MRP protein-like protein, whose amino-acid sequence MRFSRVSVPGVKRVITICSAKGGVGKSTTSVNVALALKNMGHSVGLVDADITGPSIPTMMGVESSQVETYRVAGSDRFGPPMNFGVKVMSMGLIVPYDEAIAVRGPMVNKYIRALLFQTDWEELDYLLIDMPPGTNDVHLTITQEVMLTGAVIVSTPQKVALIDVRRGIDMFAAVNAPVLGLVENMSYFKCDSCDKRHYIFGRGGVARAAEELGVPFLGEIPFVSRIMQDTDEGVPPALRGDATLEAAKPYYELAERIHATLGESERNRAGDGSGGDDRQRAPAPEPAIVFE is encoded by the coding sequence ATGCGCTTCTCCCGTGTGTCGGTGCCGGGCGTCAAGCGTGTCATCACCATCTGTAGCGCCAAGGGCGGTGTTGGCAAgtccaccacctccgtcAATGTCGCTCTTGCGCTGAAGAACATGGGGCACAGCGTCGGCCTCGTCGACGCAGACATAACAGGGCCGTCCATCCCTACGATGATGGGGGTGGAAAGCTCCCAGGTCGAGACGTACCGCGTCGCTGGCAGCGACCGTTTCGGTCCCCCCATGAACTTCGGCGTGAAGGTGATGAGCATGGGGCTCATTGTCCCGTATGACGAGGCCATCGCTGTGCGCGGGCCGATGGTGAACAAGTACATCCGCGCCCTGCTCTTCCAAACGGATTGGGAGGAACTAGACTACCTCCTCATCGACATGCCGCCCGGCACCAACGACGTGCATCTCACAATCACGCAGGAGGTCATGCTCACTGGCGCCGTGATTGTCTCGACGCCGCAGAAGGTGGCACTCATCGATGTGCGGCGCGGCATCGACATGTTCGCGGCTGTCAATGCGCCGGTGCTGGGGCTTGTGGAGAACATGAGCTACTTTAAGTGCGACAGTTGTGACAAGCGGCATTACATCttcggccgcggcggcgtggcgcgcgcggcggaggagctggGGGTGCCGTTTCTGGGTGAAATCCCGTTCGTGAGTCGCATTATGCAGGACACCGACGAGGGCGTACCCCCCGCACTGCGCGGAGACGCGACgttggaggcggcgaagccgTACTACGAGCTTGCCGAGCGTATCCACGCGACGTtgggcgagagcgagaggaacAGGGCTGGTGACGGCAGCGGGGGGGATGACCGTCAACGCGCTCCTGCCCCCGAGCCGGCCATCGTATTCGAGTGA